The proteins below are encoded in one region of Misgurnus anguillicaudatus chromosome 24, ASM2758022v2, whole genome shotgun sequence:
- the guca1c gene encoding guanylyl cyclase-activating protein 3, giving the protein MGAHGSCLDEVLAEDMHHWYNKFMRESPSGLITLFELKTMLQMQGMTEEANSYVDQVFVTFDMDGDGYIDFVEYIAAVSLLLKGEINQKLKWYFKLFDQDGNGKIDRDEMETIFKAIQDITRSYDITPDDIVNLIYERIDVNNEGELTLEEFITGAKEHPDIMEMLTKMMDLTHVLEIIVNGQKKKEID; this is encoded by the exons ATGGGTGCTCATGGATCCTGCCTGGATGAGGTCTTGGCTGAAGATATGCATCACTGGTATAACAAGTTCATGAGGGAATCACCGTCTGGTCTCATCACACTCTTTGAACTGAAGACCATGCTTCAGATGCAGGGCATGACTGAGGAGGCCAACAGTTATGTGGACCAAGTGTTTGTCACCTTTGACATGGATGGG GATGGGTATATAGATTTTGTGGAATATATCGCAGCTGTAAGTCTTTTATTGAAAGGAGAGATAAATCAGAAACTGAAGTGGTACTTCAAACTCTTTGATCAGGATGGAAACGGCAAGATTGACAGAGATGAAATGGAGACCATATTCAAA GCCATCCAGGACATCACCCGCAGTTATGACATCACTCCAGATGATATTGTCAATCTGATCTATGAGAGAATTGATGTCAACAATGAAG GTGAGTTGACATTGGAGGAGTTCATCACAGGAGCTAAAGAACATCCGGATATCATGGAGATGCTTACCAAAATGATGGACCTTACACACGTCCTGGAGATTATAGTCAATGgacagaaaaaaaaagaaattgacTAA